Proteins found in one Methanobacterium sp. genomic segment:
- a CDS encoding phosphate ABC transporter substrate-binding protein, producing the protein MDLKYWIGLLIILIIIITVLTFGTGNNYDRIEIAGSTSVQPVAEKLAEKYMKQHPNVRIDVMGGGTGLGIRSVSQNIIAIGTSSKSLNKSENPDLTNYTIGMEGILVVVNVNNPVYDLTTSQLRDIFSGNITNWKEVGGPDAKIDLVIREEGSGTRKAFEDLVMDQTGVKSDAVVQTSTESIKLAVYQDPNAIGYISLAHMTSDVKALKINGVTPSLETIADNSYTLQRPFLFVTNGKPEGEVKKFIKWCLSSEGQEIVKKEKIVPIKS; encoded by the coding sequence ATGGACTTGAAATATTGGATAGGTTTATTGATTATACTCATAATTATCATCACTGTATTAACCTTTGGAACTGGAAATAATTATGACCGGATTGAGATAGCAGGTTCAACATCAGTGCAACCAGTGGCAGAAAAACTTGCAGAAAAATACATGAAACAACACCCCAATGTACGAATTGATGTGATGGGAGGAGGAACTGGCTTGGGAATTAGGAGCGTTTCTCAAAACATAATCGCAATAGGTACAAGTTCAAAATCGTTAAACAAATCCGAAAATCCAGACTTAACCAATTATACAATCGGGATGGAAGGTATTTTAGTGGTAGTGAATGTAAATAATCCAGTATATGACCTAACCACGAGTCAACTTAGAGACATATTCTCAGGTAATATCACCAACTGGAAAGAAGTTGGAGGTCCTGATGCCAAAATCGATCTGGTAATTCGGGAAGAAGGTTCCGGAACAAGGAAAGCCTTCGAAGATCTGGTAATGGACCAAACAGGGGTAAAATCTGATGCTGTTGTTCAAACATCCACAGAATCAATAAAATTAGCTGTTTATCAGGATCCAAATGCAATTGGATACATTTCTCTGGCTCACATGACCTCAGACGTCAAGGCATTAAAAATTAACGGAGTTACTCCATCTCTTGAAACAATAGCCGATAATTCATATACGTTACAAAGGCCCTTTTTGTTCGTTACCAATGGAAAACCTGAAGGAGAAGTAAAAAAGTTTATCAAATGGTGTTTAAGTTCAGAAGGACAGGAAATTGTTAAAAAAGAAAAAATTGTTCCCATAAAATCCTAA
- the pstA gene encoding phosphate ABC transporter permease PstA, which yields MHRFIPPRIAQKIMTVVFWASGIITLVILLVIIGYVLFKGMPVVNLEFIFGNPTDSGKSGGIFPFIMSSIYVTLIAVLVATPLGVGAAVYLSEYAGENTLVKLIRFGSETLASIPSIIFGLFGLAFFVIYLEMGWSILSGGLTLALMALPTILSASEVSIESINKSYAEGSLALGATKWQTIYKVIIPAALPGITTGIILGVGRAIAEAAAVLYTVGAALMMPTSLMDAARPLPLHLYILATEGLSMKNAWGTAAVLIIMILIITVVTNTVVDNYRKKMMGR from the coding sequence TTGCATAGGTTCATACCTCCTAGAATAGCTCAAAAGATAATGACGGTTGTATTCTGGGCTTCTGGAATTATCACACTTGTCATATTACTGGTTATAATAGGGTACGTGCTTTTCAAAGGCATGCCAGTGGTGAATCTAGAGTTTATTTTTGGAAATCCTACGGATTCAGGAAAATCAGGTGGAATTTTCCCATTCATAATGTCCAGTATATATGTAACTCTAATCGCTGTTTTAGTAGCCACACCACTGGGTGTGGGGGCTGCGGTTTACCTTTCAGAATATGCAGGAGAGAACACCTTAGTAAAACTTATCCGTTTTGGATCAGAAACACTGGCATCAATACCTTCTATAATATTTGGCCTATTCGGATTAGCGTTCTTTGTAATTTACCTAGAAATGGGGTGGAGTATATTGTCAGGAGGGCTGACTTTGGCTTTAATGGCATTACCCACTATACTTTCAGCTTCTGAAGTCTCAATAGAATCAATTAACAAATCTTATGCTGAAGGAAGCCTTGCATTGGGCGCTACTAAATGGCAAACTATTTACAAAGTGATTATTCCAGCTGCACTTCCAGGCATAACTACTGGAATAATTTTAGGCGTGGGAAGAGCTATTGCAGAGGCTGCAGCAGTATTATACACAGTTGGTGCAGCTTTGATGATGCCAACATCCCTGATGGACGCAGCAAGACCCTTACCTTTGCATCTTTACATTTTAGCCACTGAAGGTTTATCTATGAAAAATGCATGGGGTACTGCAGCTGTGCTAATTATCATGATTTTAATAATTACCGTGGTTACCAACACCGTGGTTGATAATTATCGTAAGAAGATGATGGGGCGATAA
- a CDS encoding phosphate ABC transporter ATP-binding protein, translating to MEYRIEVENLNVYFDELHILKDVSLKIPKNAVTSLIGPSGCGKSTFIRTLNRMNDLISTFKLEGTVLLDGGDIYNPKVDVVDLRKRVGMVFQKPNPFPKSIFDNVAYGLRVHGINDEDVLAQKVEESLKSAALWDEVENILEKSAMGLSGGQQQRLCIARTIAVEPEVILMDEPCSALDPISTTKIEDLIHKLKNDFTIIIVTHNMQQATRVSKHTAFFLNGEIVESGLTNRIFIEPEDKRTEDYITGRFG from the coding sequence ATGGAATACAGAATAGAAGTAGAAAATTTGAATGTTTACTTTGATGAATTACACATACTAAAAGATGTAAGCTTAAAAATCCCCAAAAACGCAGTTACTTCTCTAATAGGACCTTCAGGTTGTGGGAAATCCACATTCATCCGAACTTTAAACCGGATGAATGACTTGATAAGTACCTTCAAATTGGAGGGAACTGTGCTACTTGATGGTGGCGATATATACAATCCTAAAGTTGATGTGGTAGACTTGAGGAAAAGAGTAGGCATGGTATTCCAAAAGCCCAATCCTTTTCCTAAATCCATATTTGATAATGTTGCATACGGTTTACGAGTACACGGAATCAATGATGAAGATGTACTGGCTCAAAAGGTTGAAGAAAGCTTGAAATCAGCAGCATTATGGGATGAAGTTGAAAATATTCTGGAAAAATCTGCTATGGGACTTTCCGGAGGTCAACAACAACGACTATGTATAGCGCGCACTATAGCTGTGGAACCTGAAGTTATTTTAATGGATGAACCATGTTCAGCTCTTGATCCAATATCCACAACCAAAATAGAGGATCTTATCCACAAGTTAAAGAATGACTTCACTATAATCATTGTAACTCATAACATGCAGCAAGCAACACGAGTATCCAAACATACTGCTTTCTTTCTCAATGGAGAGATTGTGGAAAGTGGTCTGACTAATAGAATTTTCATTGAACCAGAAGATAAAAGAACTGAGGATTACATCACTGGCAGGTTTGGATAG
- the pstC gene encoding phosphate ABC transporter permease subunit PstC — protein MSKWDEEYFIEKGLLLTAISSIIIIALIILFIFREGFPALESAGFFNFLFGMDWAPTKGKYGIFPMIIGSLGITALSLLMAVPLGVICAIFLAEIAPTNMRKILNPTIQTLSGIPSVVYGFFGLVLLVPFMRSQFGGTGFSMFTASIILTVMILPIIVSVSEDALRSIPQEYKEASLALGATHWQTIKNVIFPAAIPGIITSIILGMGRAVGETLAIIMVAGNVVQIPNSIFDPVRALTSNIAIEMGYATGVHYNALFATGIVLVIMIIVLLVIANYFHYKKKVTIGGGYL, from the coding sequence ATGTCTAAATGGGATGAAGAGTATTTCATAGAAAAAGGGCTATTGTTAACAGCCATCTCATCCATAATAATTATTGCCCTCATAATCCTCTTCATATTTAGGGAGGGATTTCCCGCATTAGAAAGTGCAGGATTCTTCAACTTCTTATTTGGGATGGACTGGGCCCCGACCAAAGGAAAGTATGGAATATTTCCAATGATCATTGGATCTCTGGGAATTACCGCCCTTTCACTATTAATGGCAGTTCCTTTGGGAGTGATATGTGCCATATTTTTAGCAGAAATAGCACCAACTAACATGCGTAAAATTCTCAACCCCACAATTCAAACTCTTTCAGGCATTCCTTCAGTAGTTTACGGATTTTTTGGACTAGTTTTGCTTGTACCATTTATGAGATCACAGTTTGGAGGAACAGGTTTCAGTATGTTCACCGCATCAATTATTCTAACTGTCATGATCTTACCCATCATTGTAAGTGTATCTGAAGATGCTCTAAGATCTATCCCCCAAGAATACAAGGAAGCATCTTTGGCATTGGGAGCAACCCACTGGCAGACTATAAAAAATGTCATATTTCCCGCAGCAATTCCTGGTATAATTACTTCTATAATTCTGGGCATGGGAAGAGCCGTTGGCGAAACATTAGCCATAATCATGGTTGCAGGTAATGTTGTTCAGATACCCAACTCAATATTCGACCCTGTTCGTGCTTTAACCTCTAATATAGCCATTGAAATGGGTTATGCAACTGGAGTTCATTACAACGCCCTGTTTGCCACTGGGATAGTATTGGTAATCATGATCATAGTGCTACTGGTCATTGCCAATTACTTCCATTACAAAAAAAAGGTGACTATCGGAGGGGGTTATTTATGA